In one window of Paraburkholderia phymatum STM815 DNA:
- a CDS encoding aspartate aminotransferase family protein, with translation MNDQNVTRQTFDEVMVPVFSPASFVPDRGQGSRVWDTQGKDYVDFAGGIAVTALGHGHPELMKVLHEQGAKLWHIGNGYTNEPVLRLAKRLEELTFAERAFFANSGAEANEAALKLARRVAFDRHGADKYEIISFTQSFHGRTFFTVSVGGQPKYSEGFGPVPAGIRHLPYNDIAAARAAIGPKTCAVIVEPVQGEGGVIPADPAFLKALREACDQHGALLIFDEVQTGVGRTGFFYAYQDTGVTPDILTTAKALGNGFPIGAMLTTNELAAHFKVGVHGTTYGGNPLATAIALKVVDLVSDPKLLEGVRTRSEQLKAKLAKINERFGIFSDVRGKGLLIGAELTDAYKGRAKDFVTAAGKHGVIMLMAGPDVLRFAPSLIIPVDDMNDGLARFEKAVEEVVGAVAIAK, from the coding sequence ATGAACGACCAGAATGTGACCCGCCAGACTTTCGACGAAGTCATGGTCCCTGTTTTCTCGCCGGCGTCCTTCGTCCCCGATCGGGGGCAAGGCTCTCGTGTATGGGACACGCAAGGCAAGGATTACGTCGACTTCGCGGGCGGCATCGCCGTCACGGCCCTCGGTCACGGCCATCCCGAACTGATGAAGGTTCTGCACGAGCAGGGCGCCAAACTCTGGCACATCGGTAATGGTTACACCAATGAACCCGTGCTGCGTCTCGCGAAGCGCCTCGAGGAACTCACCTTCGCCGAGCGCGCGTTCTTCGCGAATTCGGGCGCCGAAGCCAACGAAGCGGCGCTCAAGCTTGCGCGCCGCGTCGCCTTCGACCGTCATGGTGCCGACAAGTACGAAATCATCTCGTTCACGCAGTCGTTTCACGGCCGCACCTTCTTCACGGTGAGCGTCGGCGGCCAGCCGAAGTACTCGGAAGGCTTCGGACCCGTGCCCGCAGGCATCAGGCATCTGCCGTACAACGACATCGCAGCCGCACGCGCCGCCATCGGTCCGAAGACCTGCGCCGTCATCGTCGAGCCGGTGCAGGGCGAAGGCGGCGTGATTCCCGCCGATCCCGCCTTCCTCAAGGCGTTGCGTGAAGCCTGCGACCAGCACGGCGCACTGCTGATTTTCGACGAGGTGCAAACGGGCGTCGGCCGCACGGGCTTCTTCTACGCATACCAGGACACGGGCGTGACGCCCGACATCCTGACGACGGCCAAGGCACTCGGCAACGGCTTCCCGATCGGCGCAATGCTGACCACGAACGAACTCGCCGCGCATTTCAAGGTCGGCGTGCACGGCACGACGTATGGCGGCAATCCCCTCGCAACCGCGATCGCGCTGAAGGTGGTCGATCTCGTCAGCGACCCGAAGCTGCTCGAAGGCGTGCGCACGCGCAGCGAACAGCTGAAAGCGAAGCTCGCGAAGATCAACGAACGCTTCGGCATCTTCAGTGACGTGCGCGGCAAAGGCCTGCTGATCGGCGCCGAACTTACGGATGCCTATAAGGGCCGCGCGAAAGACTTCGTGACGGCGGCTGGCAAGCATGGCGTGATCATGCTGATGGCGGGTCCGGACGTGCTGCGTTTCGCGCCGTCGCTGATCATTCCCGTCGACGACATGAACGACGGCCTTGCGCGCTTCGAAAAAGCTGTCGAGGAAGTCGTCGGCGCCGTCGCAATCGCCAAGTAA
- a CDS encoding GlxA family transcriptional regulator, with the protein MPRPSSSPARTTQVAIVALPPVSMSGVGPIVDALNLANEIDGRALYRWQVCSWDGRPVPLAGGALWPADAAFGDAIACDWLIIVSERFQQFADYRLFLASLSRVGQRTPLVTGIHHGVWWLAMAGQLSGYRVSVNWETYQQFIEQFERSIVTQQIFEIDRDRATCAGGQATVDFMLAMIGREHGPELAERIADTMGVGTLRSGEERQRIPFVTAPGERHPRLNDALLLMEANIEDPLTSDEIAGLVGVSRRQLERLFRQYLGSMPSKYYLGLRLAKARTQLQRTSKSVVQISLACGFSSAAHFSNAYRERFGVTPREERRNWIEKQHGAGVARAGVDEPRAGALIERPEV; encoded by the coding sequence ATGCCTCGCCCGTCGTCCAGCCCGGCCCGCACGACCCAGGTCGCGATCGTCGCGTTGCCGCCCGTGTCGATGTCGGGCGTCGGGCCGATCGTCGATGCGCTCAATCTCGCCAATGAAATCGACGGCCGCGCGCTGTACCGATGGCAGGTGTGTTCGTGGGACGGCCGCCCGGTGCCGCTCGCGGGCGGCGCGCTGTGGCCGGCCGATGCTGCGTTCGGCGATGCGATTGCGTGCGACTGGCTGATTATCGTCAGCGAGCGCTTTCAGCAATTCGCGGACTACCGGTTGTTTCTTGCGAGCCTGTCGCGTGTCGGGCAACGCACGCCGCTGGTGACGGGCATTCATCATGGCGTGTGGTGGCTCGCGATGGCGGGGCAGCTATCCGGCTATCGCGTGAGTGTGAACTGGGAGACGTATCAGCAGTTCATCGAGCAATTCGAGCGTTCCATCGTCACGCAGCAGATCTTCGAAATCGATCGCGACCGGGCCACCTGCGCGGGCGGCCAGGCGACCGTCGATTTCATGCTGGCGATGATCGGGCGCGAGCATGGTCCTGAACTTGCCGAACGGATCGCCGATACGATGGGTGTCGGCACGCTGCGTTCCGGCGAAGAGCGGCAGCGCATACCGTTTGTGACCGCGCCTGGCGAGCGGCATCCACGGTTGAATGATGCGTTGCTGCTGATGGAGGCGAATATCGAGGATCCGTTGACGTCGGATGAGATCGCTGGATTGGTCGGCGTATCGCGCCGACAGTTGGAGCGCTTGTTCCGGCAGTATCTTGGCTCGATGCCTTCGAAGTACTACCTCGGTTTGCGTCTCGCGAAGGCGCGTACGCAGTTGCAGCGGACCAGCAAGTCCGTTGTGCAGATCAGTCTTGCATGTGGGTTTTCTTCTGCTGCGCATTTCTCCAATGCCTACCGTGAGCGGTTTGGCGTGACCCCGCGTGAGGAGCGGCGCAACTGGATCGAGAAGCAGCACGGAGCGGGTGTTGCACGCGCTGGGGTGGATGAGCCGCGGGCGGGGGCGTTGATCGAAAGGCCAGAGGTTTAA
- a CDS encoding patatin-like phospholipase family protein, with protein sequence MAIRRRYKRIGLVLGGGAARGWAHIGAIRALHEAGIKPDIVAGTSIGALVGAVYANGDLDWLEDWVTRLTWQSVVRLLDLRLSGGLLGGKKVIQVFANRFNGCAIDELRMPFAAVATELDSGRETWLQDGGVVDAVRASIAIPGLFTPVLREGVWLVDGGLSNPVPVSAARGMRADCVIAVDLNNDILNGRDFGGAVVDLPPLPAEELVEAAVEASESLTLDPDAPPPALATPEPPMLLRRNGKPFPGWLQPSPEEYSRDVRVPPAPSARVPSMLTSVAQSIDIMQVRITRSRLAGEPADILIQPRLGGMGIFDFHRAEPAIAEGRAAVEAMLPAIRACLGTD encoded by the coding sequence ATGGCCATTCGTCGGCGCTACAAGCGCATCGGCCTCGTGCTCGGCGGGGGCGCCGCGCGCGGCTGGGCGCACATCGGCGCAATTCGGGCATTGCACGAGGCGGGCATCAAGCCGGATATCGTCGCGGGCACGTCGATCGGCGCGCTGGTCGGCGCCGTCTATGCGAATGGCGATCTCGACTGGCTGGAAGATTGGGTGACGCGGCTCACGTGGCAATCGGTGGTGCGCCTGCTCGACCTGCGCCTGTCGGGCGGACTGCTCGGCGGCAAGAAAGTCATCCAGGTGTTTGCGAACCGCTTCAACGGCTGTGCGATCGACGAATTGCGGATGCCGTTCGCGGCCGTCGCGACGGAGCTCGATTCCGGCCGCGAAACCTGGCTGCAGGACGGCGGCGTGGTGGATGCCGTGCGCGCATCCATTGCGATTCCGGGTCTGTTCACGCCGGTGCTGCGCGAAGGCGTGTGGCTCGTCGACGGCGGGCTGTCGAATCCCGTGCCCGTGTCGGCCGCGCGCGGCATGCGGGCCGACTGCGTGATCGCCGTCGATCTCAACAACGATATTCTCAATGGCCGCGATTTCGGCGGCGCGGTGGTCGATCTGCCGCCGTTGCCGGCGGAAGAACTCGTCGAGGCCGCGGTCGAGGCGTCCGAGTCGCTGACGCTCGATCCCGACGCGCCGCCGCCCGCGCTCGCGACGCCTGAGCCGCCGATGCTGCTGCGGCGCAACGGCAAACCCTTTCCGGGCTGGCTGCAGCCTTCGCCGGAAGAGTATTCACGCGATGTGCGCGTGCCGCCCGCGCCGAGCGCGCGCGTGCCGTCGATGCTCACGTCGGTCGCGCAGAGCATCGACATCATGCAAGTGCGGATTACGCGCAGCCGCCTCGCGGGCGAGCCCGCCGACATCCTGATCCAGCCGCGCCTGGGCGGCATGGGCATTTTCGATTTTCACCGCGCGGAGCCGGCCATCGCGGAAGGGCGCGCGGCCGTCGAGGCGATGCTGCCCGCCATCCGCGCGTGCCTCGGCACCGACTGA
- the bamE gene encoding outer membrane protein assembly factor BamE domain-containing protein: MLSVAVVGALSALAGCDDQQSEQAVQKLKEFFNTVKPDALLLKGLTPGVTTQAQIREQMGKPETERTFTDGSKRFEYPRGPQGLNTYMVDIGPDGILLSITQVLTAANFAKIRPGMTEDEVRRLLGKPGEVAVYPLKPETVWSWKWREGGVTQEGFFNVHFDANHVVYTTSRSDVIRGH, translated from the coding sequence ATGCTTTCCGTGGCTGTGGTGGGCGCGTTGTCCGCGCTTGCCGGCTGCGACGACCAGCAGAGCGAGCAAGCCGTGCAAAAACTCAAGGAATTTTTCAACACCGTCAAACCGGATGCGCTGCTTCTCAAAGGCCTGACGCCTGGCGTCACCACGCAAGCGCAAATCCGCGAACAGATGGGCAAGCCTGAAACGGAGCGCACGTTCACCGACGGCTCGAAGCGGTTCGAATATCCGCGCGGCCCGCAAGGCCTCAACACGTACATGGTGGACATCGGCCCGGACGGCATCTTGCTGTCGATCACGCAGGTGCTGACGGCCGCGAACTTCGCGAAGATCCGCCCCGGCATGACGGAAGACGAGGTACGGCGTCTGCTGGGTAAACCAGGTGAGGTGGCCGTCTATCCGCTCAAGCCCGAAACTGTGTGGAGCTGGAAGTGGCGCGAAGGCGGCGTCACGCAAGAGGGTTTCTTCAATGTGCATTTCGACGCCAATCACGTCGTCTACACGACCTCTCGCTCGGATGTGATTCGCGGGCATTGA
- a CDS encoding ABC transporter permease encodes MFLYGFGPVLLDGTIKTVELSVLSLATSVVLGLVGAAAKLSLNRPLRALATGYTTLIRSVPDLVLMLLLFYSIQIAVNNLTDALDLPQFDIDPFIAGVLTLGFIYGAYFTETFRGAFLAVPRGQLEAGAAYGMSGARVFARILFPQMMRFALPGIGNNWQVLVKATALVSIIGLADVVKAAQDAGKSTFNMFFFILVAALIYLAITTVSNLVLIWLEKRYSIGVRHAEL; translated from the coding sequence GTGTTCCTCTATGGCTTTGGCCCGGTGCTCCTCGACGGTACGATCAAGACGGTCGAGCTGTCCGTTCTTTCGCTGGCGACGTCCGTCGTGCTCGGCCTGGTCGGCGCGGCGGCGAAGCTCTCGCTCAACCGGCCGCTGCGGGCACTCGCGACGGGCTATACGACGCTGATCCGTTCGGTGCCCGATCTGGTGCTGATGCTGCTGCTGTTCTACAGCATCCAGATCGCGGTCAACAACCTGACCGACGCGCTCGACCTGCCGCAATTCGACATCGATCCGTTCATCGCGGGCGTGCTGACGCTCGGCTTCATCTACGGCGCGTACTTCACCGAGACCTTTCGCGGTGCGTTTCTCGCCGTGCCGCGCGGCCAGCTCGAAGCGGGCGCGGCGTACGGCATGAGCGGCGCGCGGGTATTTGCGCGCATCCTGTTTCCGCAGATGATGCGCTTCGCGCTGCCCGGCATCGGCAACAACTGGCAGGTGCTGGTGAAGGCAACGGCGCTCGTGTCGATCATCGGTCTCGCCGATGTCGTCAAGGCCGCGCAGGACGCGGGCAAGAGCACGTTCAACATGTTCTTCTTCATTCTCGTCGCCGCGCTGATCTATCTGGCCATTACGACCGTGTCGAATCTCGTGCTGATCTGGCTGGAAAAGCGCTATTCGATCGGCGTGCGGCACGCCGAACTCTAA
- a CDS encoding ABC transporter permease → MIDILNQFWRAFLYWDGQRLSGLAVTLWLLVASIGIGFVASIPLAVARVSKKRWLSTPVRLYTYVFRGTPLYVQLLLIYTGMYSLEFVRSHALLDAFFRSGFHCAILAFALNTCAYTTEIFAGAIRATPHGEVEAARAYGMSWLTMYRRIVIPSALRRALPLYSNEVILMLHATTVAFTATVPDVLKVARDANSATYRSFEAFGLAALIYLAVSFALVALFRRAERHWLAYLAVRRH, encoded by the coding sequence ATGATCGACATTCTCAATCAGTTCTGGCGCGCGTTCCTTTACTGGGACGGTCAGCGCCTCTCGGGACTTGCGGTGACGCTGTGGCTGCTGGTCGCCTCGATCGGCATCGGCTTCGTGGCCTCGATCCCTCTCGCCGTGGCGCGCGTGTCGAAGAAGCGCTGGCTGTCTACGCCCGTGCGCCTCTACACCTATGTGTTTCGCGGCACGCCGCTCTACGTGCAGCTGCTGCTGATCTACACGGGCATGTACAGCCTCGAATTCGTGCGCTCGCACGCGCTGCTCGATGCGTTCTTCCGCAGCGGCTTTCACTGCGCGATTCTCGCGTTCGCGTTGAACACCTGTGCGTACACGACAGAGATTTTCGCGGGCGCGATTCGCGCGACGCCGCATGGCGAAGTCGAAGCCGCGCGCGCTTACGGGATGAGCTGGCTCACGATGTACAGGCGGATTGTGATACCGTCCGCGCTGCGCCGGGCGCTGCCGTTGTACAGTAACGAGGTAATCCTGATGCTGCACGCGACCACCGTCGCATTCACGGCCACCGTGCCCGACGTGCTGAAGGTGGCGCGCGATGCGAACTCGGCAACCTATCGCTCGTTCGAGGCATTCGGCCTCGCGGCGCTGATCTATCTTGCTGTATCGTTCGCGCTGGTTGCGCTGTTCCGGCGCGCGGAGCGCCACTGGCTCGCCTACCTGGCCGTGCGCCGGCATTGA
- the aruF gene encoding arginine/ornithine succinyltransferase subunit alpha, whose translation MLFVRPGRLADLDALQQMARNAQPVLHSLPHDRRALEARVALSEDSFRAEVDFPGEEFYLFVLEDSETGQLHGTASIVAAAGYSEPFYVFRNDALIHASRELHVNRKIHALTMSHELTGKSRLAGFYIDPEMRGDAAAHLMSRARMMYIAANRQRFTSEVFSLLLGVTDDAGVSPFWEAVGRKFFGRNFADIEVQSGGRSSTFIAEVMPSYPIYVPLLPEAAQRVLGEPDEKALLAYDIHMEEGFETDRYVDIFDAGPVLTAQVDRSACVKRNESRAVREASARHGTTYLIASNKPGEFRCVLADLPAQTEEGAPLPAEARHALDVRDGDTVRCVPLHRQDQEQTTGEAQ comes from the coding sequence ATGCTCTTCGTCCGCCCAGGCCGTCTGGCCGATCTCGACGCGTTGCAACAGATGGCGCGCAACGCGCAGCCCGTGCTGCACTCGCTGCCACACGACCGGCGCGCGCTGGAGGCGCGCGTCGCGTTGTCGGAAGACTCGTTTCGCGCGGAAGTCGATTTTCCGGGCGAGGAGTTCTATCTGTTCGTGCTGGAGGACAGCGAGACGGGCCAGCTGCATGGCACGGCGAGCATTGTCGCGGCAGCCGGCTACTCGGAACCCTTCTACGTGTTCCGCAACGATGCCCTCATTCATGCGTCGCGCGAGCTGCACGTGAACCGCAAGATCCACGCGCTGACGATGTCGCATGAACTCACGGGCAAGAGCCGTCTCGCGGGTTTCTACATCGACCCGGAGATGCGTGGCGATGCCGCCGCGCATCTGATGTCGCGTGCGCGCATGATGTACATCGCCGCGAACCGCCAGCGCTTCACGTCGGAGGTGTTCTCGCTGTTGCTCGGCGTGACCGACGACGCGGGCGTGTCGCCGTTCTGGGAAGCCGTCGGCCGCAAGTTCTTCGGCCGCAATTTCGCCGATATCGAAGTCCAGTCGGGCGGACGCAGCAGCACCTTCATCGCGGAAGTGATGCCGAGCTATCCGATCTATGTGCCGCTGCTGCCCGAAGCGGCTCAGCGGGTGCTCGGCGAGCCAGACGAAAAGGCGCTGCTCGCGTACGACATCCATATGGAAGAGGGCTTCGAGACCGACCGCTACGTCGATATTTTCGATGCCGGCCCCGTGCTCACCGCGCAGGTCGATCGCAGCGCGTGCGTGAAGCGCAACGAATCGCGGGCGGTGCGTGAAGCGTCGGCGCGCCACGGCACGACGTATCTGATCGCGAGCAACAAGCCGGGCGAATTCCGCTGCGTGCTGGCCGATCTGCCTGCGCAGACGGAAGAAGGGGCGCCACTGCCCGCCGAGGCGCGCCATGCGCTCGACGTGCGCGACGGCGACACGGTGCGCTGCGTGCCGCTGCATCGGCAGGACCAGGAACAGACTACGGGAGAAGCACAATGA
- a CDS encoding class I SAM-dependent methyltransferase: protein MPLHPDSETLDAYTRDAARYSREWLDQPPPDDVYALWEAHLLPAGKTADIGCGNGRDAAWLAGHGYRVTGYDASAALLDEARRLYPQIAFRTATLPSLAEIDEQFDNVVCETVLMHLPADAITDAVDNLLRILRPNGMLYLSWRATDNADARQPDGRLYSAFDPALVTNALTDCVLLFADDTTSASSGKRVCRIIAAKGGGL, encoded by the coding sequence ATGCCGCTTCATCCCGATTCCGAGACACTCGACGCCTACACGCGCGACGCCGCCCGCTATTCGCGCGAATGGCTCGACCAGCCGCCCCCAGACGATGTGTACGCGCTCTGGGAAGCGCATCTGCTGCCTGCGGGCAAGACGGCCGACATTGGCTGCGGCAATGGGCGCGATGCCGCTTGGCTCGCGGGGCACGGGTATCGCGTGACGGGGTACGATGCGTCGGCGGCATTGCTCGATGAAGCGCGCCGGCTCTATCCGCAGATTGCGTTTCGCACGGCGACGCTGCCGTCGCTCGCCGAAATCGACGAGCAGTTCGATAACGTGGTCTGCGAAACCGTGCTGATGCATCTGCCCGCCGACGCGATCACGGATGCGGTCGACAACCTGCTACGCATTCTGCGGCCGAACGGCATGCTGTATCTGTCGTGGCGCGCGACGGACAACGCCGATGCGCGCCAGCCGGATGGACGCCTGTATTCGGCTTTCGACCCGGCGCTCGTAACGAATGCCCTCACCGATTGCGTGCTGCTGTTCGCCGACGACACGACGAGCGCAAGTTCCGGCAAGCGCGTGTGCCGCATTATCGCGGCGAAGGGCGGCGGGCTCTGA
- a CDS encoding ABC transporter ATP-binding protein gives MLHTTQTEACKLAVQDIHKRYGDNEVLKGVSLNANKGDVISIIGASGSGKSTFLRCINFLERPNAGQIVVDGEAVRTKTDRHGNFEVADHKQLQRIRTKLAMVFQHFNLWAHMNVLENVVEAPIHVLGVPRKEAEDRAREYLEKVGLAPRLEKQYPSHLSGGQQQRVAIARALAMNPDVMLFDEPTSALDPELVGEVLKVMQKLAEEGRTMIVVTHEMGFARNVSNHVMFLHQGRTEEEGVPSEVLVTPKSERLKQFLSGSLK, from the coding sequence TTGCTCCACACGACTCAAACGGAAGCCTGCAAGCTCGCCGTGCAGGACATCCACAAGCGCTATGGCGACAACGAAGTGCTGAAGGGCGTCTCGCTGAATGCCAACAAGGGCGACGTGATCAGCATCATCGGGGCGAGCGGGTCGGGCAAGAGCACCTTCCTGCGCTGCATCAACTTTCTCGAGCGGCCGAACGCCGGGCAGATCGTCGTCGACGGCGAAGCGGTGCGCACGAAAACCGACCGCCACGGCAACTTCGAGGTCGCGGACCACAAGCAACTGCAGCGCATCCGCACGAAACTCGCGATGGTGTTCCAGCACTTCAACCTGTGGGCGCACATGAACGTGCTGGAGAACGTGGTCGAGGCGCCGATCCACGTGCTCGGCGTGCCGCGCAAGGAAGCGGAAGACCGTGCCCGCGAGTACCTGGAGAAAGTCGGCCTTGCGCCGCGTCTGGAGAAGCAGTATCCGTCGCACCTGTCGGGCGGCCAGCAGCAGCGCGTCGCGATTGCGCGCGCGCTGGCGATGAACCCGGACGTGATGCTGTTCGACGAGCCGACTTCCGCGCTCGATCCCGAACTGGTCGGCGAGGTGCTGAAGGTGATGCAGAAGCTCGCTGAAGAAGGCCGCACGATGATTGTCGTGACGCACGAAATGGGCTTTGCGCGCAACGTGTCGAACCATGTGATGTTCCTGCATCAGGGGCGCACGGAAGAAGAGGGCGTGCCGTCGGAAGTGCTGGTGACGCCGAAGAGCGAACGCCTGAAGCAGTTCCTGTCCGGCAGCCTCAAGTAA
- the astA gene encoding arginine N-succinyltransferase yields MIVVRVVQTGDVDALVALAQETGPGLTTFKPDRDALAARIARARRTIEDKAAPHEKGYFFVMEDSQTKDIAGVCGIETAVGLEQPFYNYRVSTVVHASQDLGIWTRMRALNISHDLTGYAEVCSLFLSPRYRAHGVGGLLSRSRFMFIAQFRERFPQRICAELRGHFDADGTSPFWRAVGSHFYQIDFNAADYLSSHGRKSFLAELMPRFPVYVELLPDEAQHAIALTHSDTLPARKMLEAEGLRYENHVDIFDAGPVLECHIADLRTVRESVVAPVEIAAVEAHENGPRSLVSNTSLDDFRTGVAPGLVENGVFRLAADEAAALNVKAGELVRVLPLKQK; encoded by the coding sequence ATGATCGTCGTTCGCGTCGTGCAGACGGGCGATGTGGACGCGCTCGTCGCGCTCGCTCAGGAGACGGGCCCCGGTCTCACCACCTTCAAGCCGGACCGCGATGCGCTCGCGGCGCGCATTGCGCGCGCGCGCCGCACGATCGAGGACAAGGCCGCGCCGCACGAGAAAGGCTACTTCTTCGTGATGGAAGACTCGCAGACGAAGGACATCGCGGGCGTGTGCGGAATCGAAACGGCCGTCGGACTTGAGCAGCCGTTCTACAACTATCGCGTGAGCACGGTAGTACATGCGTCGCAGGATCTCGGCATCTGGACGCGCATGCGTGCGCTGAACATCTCGCACGATCTGACGGGCTACGCGGAAGTGTGCTCGCTGTTCCTGAGCCCGCGTTATCGCGCGCATGGCGTGGGCGGCCTGCTGTCGCGGTCGCGTTTCATGTTCATTGCACAGTTCCGCGAGCGCTTTCCGCAACGTATCTGCGCAGAGCTGCGGGGCCATTTCGACGCGGACGGCACGTCGCCGTTCTGGCGCGCAGTGGGCTCGCACTTCTATCAGATCGACTTCAATGCCGCCGACTATCTCAGCTCGCATGGCCGCAAGTCGTTCCTCGCGGAGCTGATGCCGCGCTTCCCCGTGTACGTCGAATTGCTGCCCGACGAAGCGCAGCATGCAATCGCGCTCACGCACAGCGACACGCTGCCCGCGCGCAAGATGCTCGAGGCTGAAGGGCTGCGCTATGAGAATCACGTCGATATCTTCGACGCGGGCCCCGTGCTGGAATGCCATATCGCCGACTTGCGCACAGTACGCGAGAGCGTCGTCGCGCCCGTCGAGATCGCCGCCGTCGAAGCGCACGAGAATGGGCCGCGTTCGCTGGTGTCGAACACGTCGCTCGACGACTTCCGCACGGGCGTCGCGCCAGGCTTGGTCGAGAACGGCGTGTTCCGTCTGGCGGCGGACGAGGCGGCGGCATTGAACGTGAAGGCAGGCGAGCTGGTGCGCGTGCTGCCGTTGAAACAGAAATAA
- the astD gene encoding succinylglutamate-semialdehyde dehydrogenase, with amino-acid sequence MSELFIDGEWVAGTGHAFASRNPGTGATVWEGNSASAEDVDRAVMSARRAFAMWSSVSLDERVAVVRRFAALINERKESIAEAIGRETGKPLWEARTEVASMSAKVDISVQSYNERTGERRTAMADGTAVLRHRPHGVVAVFGPYNFPGHLPNGHIVPALIAGNTVVFKPSELAPGVARATVQVWRDAGLPAGVLNLVQGEKDTGVALANHRQIDGLFFTGSSDTGTLLHKQFGGRPEIVLALEMGGNNPLVIAPVADLDAAVHHTIQSAFLSAGQRCTCARRIFVPNDAFGERFIARFVEVSSHIAVGEYNADPQPYMGAVISARAAARLVDAQARLLAEGAKPLLRMTQRDPKLGFVTPAVLDVTNVQNLPDEEHFGPLAQIVRYGSFDEAIAGANDTEFGLSAGLLADDEMLWTHFQRTIRAGIVNWNRPTNGASSAAPFGGTGRSGNNRPSAYYAADYCAYPMASVESAQLQMPASVSPGLHF; translated from the coding sequence ATGAGCGAGCTTTTCATCGACGGCGAATGGGTCGCCGGCACAGGACACGCATTCGCATCGCGCAACCCGGGCACGGGCGCGACGGTGTGGGAAGGCAATAGCGCGTCGGCAGAAGACGTCGATCGCGCCGTCATGAGCGCGCGCCGTGCGTTCGCGATGTGGTCGTCCGTGAGCCTCGACGAACGCGTCGCCGTCGTGCGCCGCTTCGCTGCGTTGATCAACGAGCGCAAGGAGTCGATCGCCGAGGCGATCGGCCGCGAGACGGGCAAGCCGTTGTGGGAGGCCCGCACGGAAGTCGCGTCGATGTCGGCGAAGGTCGACATCTCCGTCCAGTCGTACAACGAGCGCACGGGCGAGCGGCGCACCGCGATGGCGGACGGCACTGCCGTGCTGCGTCATCGTCCGCATGGCGTGGTCGCCGTGTTCGGTCCGTACAACTTTCCGGGGCACTTGCCGAACGGGCACATCGTGCCCGCGCTGATCGCGGGCAACACCGTCGTGTTCAAGCCGTCGGAACTCGCGCCGGGCGTGGCGCGTGCGACCGTCCAGGTGTGGCGCGATGCGGGCTTGCCTGCGGGCGTGCTGAATCTCGTGCAGGGCGAGAAGGACACGGGCGTGGCGCTTGCGAATCACCGGCAGATCGATGGTCTGTTCTTCACGGGCAGCTCGGACACGGGCACGCTGTTGCACAAGCAGTTCGGCGGCCGTCCCGAGATCGTGCTCGCGCTGGAGATGGGCGGCAACAATCCCCTCGTGATCGCGCCCGTCGCCGATCTCGACGCTGCCGTGCATCACACGATTCAATCGGCGTTTCTGTCGGCGGGGCAGCGCTGCACCTGTGCGCGCCGCATCTTCGTGCCGAACGACGCGTTCGGCGAGCGGTTCATTGCGCGCTTCGTCGAAGTGAGTTCGCACATCGCGGTCGGCGAATACAACGCCGATCCGCAGCCGTACATGGGCGCCGTGATTTCGGCGCGTGCGGCGGCGCGTCTCGTCGACGCGCAGGCGCGTCTGCTCGCCGAAGGCGCGAAGCCGCTGCTGCGCATGACGCAGCGCGATCCCAAGCTGGGCTTCGTGACGCCCGCCGTTCTCGATGTCACGAACGTGCAGAACCTGCCCGACGAAGAACATTTCGGACCGCTCGCGCAGATCGTCCGTTACGGCTCGTTCGACGAAGCGATCGCGGGCGCGAACGATACCGAGTTCGGTTTGTCCGCGGGCCTGCTTGCCGACGACGAGATGTTGTGGACGCACTTCCAGCGCACGATCCGCGCCGGCATCGTGAACTGGAACCGGCCGACCAATGGCGCGTCGTCGGCGGCGCCGTTCGGCGGCACGGGCCGCTCGGGCAACAACCGGCCGAGCGCGTATTACGCAGCCGATTACTGCGCGTACCCGATGGCCTCCGTTGAAAGCGCGCAACTGCAGATGCCCGCGAGCGTGTCGCCGGGTCTTCATTTCTAA